The following DNA comes from Mauremys reevesii isolate NIE-2019 linkage group 23, ASM1616193v1, whole genome shotgun sequence.
TTGGCCTTGAATTTTGATCAGGGGTAAACTGGTTGAAATCTTTGTCCAGAACTCGAACCAAACGTTTCTAGAAGTCCAAAAAAGTTCAATTTAACTTTTTTGTCCTCCATTTTTGCAACTGCATTGGTGCTTCTGGATGGTGTTGGGGACTGGAAGCAGAAGTGGTAAGATGctgtgagagagaagctttctcGTGGCATCTGTGGCCCATTCTGTTTCACCTTTATCAAAAGGCCACCTGGGTTTTTTGGTCCCTGTTGTCCAAACAGGATTCATTGTACAGGAAGGCTGGTCTCAGGAGATTTCAGCTCAAGAGGTTTAGAGAAGACTCTGAACGTTTGATCGTATTCAACGCAAGCCTTCTGAGATTTGCCCATCCCTGTGTTTGGCTTCTAACATCTTTTGCCAGCTTTTGGCTTCTACACCCTGTGTATGCTATACATTAATCCCATCCTTAATCCTGCAGCGGggtggactaggtgacctctggAGCCCTCATTTCTGTGATTCCTGGAGGCTGTAATAACCCTGCCGCTCTGCAGGCTGAATTCCATTGACCTGCGTGAGGTCCTGTAAATCAGACACTTCCCTTCCTTCAATGGGGACCTCAAAGTTGCCAGGACTGTGTCTCAGGAATTGCCAATCCAACATGCACGTTACGTCCGGTCACGTACAAGCAGTCACTAACTTGGTTTTGTTTCCCCAGGGTTTGCCAGGCCAGCCTGGGGCCAAAGGCGGCCCAGGAGTTAAGGTGGGTGAAAAGAGCCTCCGTGCAGCGTGCTGGCACTGTCAGCCTCTCTCTTCAAATGATTATGTCCATCTGTGTGGTCGCTGCAAGTTGTGTCTGTACATCTCTAGAGGCCGTGTGGCATCCTGTATGCACCCGGGAACAAACCGCACTGCAAATATCCTTCTCCTAGCTCATCGCTCGGACCATGGTTCCCCCTTCTCCATCACCTCAAACATTACTTGCATTTGGCCTCACGGCCTATCCCCACCTATCTCTCATCTCTCGTATACGACTGAGCTGTCAATTTCTACCTCCAGTCCGGcccatgctgccagcctccatCTGCCACTTGTTACATTTCCAACCAAGCCCCTTTGTGCtttcccccatgctgcccctcccACTGGGGAAGAGCTCCCCCGGGAACATCTGCAAAATGACCTCACTATCTTCCTTCGGATCCCTCCTTCAAACTGTCCTTTGCCTTAATGCCTACCAAATCTTGGCAATGATTAAGCCACGGGTGTGCTGAGACTGCAGCCTGTCATggttgtctcattgtttctttgggTTCccctctttgtctgtctgtcactTGTCTTCTGCTTAGACTGAAAACTCTTCTGTTCCATGTCtgtgcagctcctagcacaatggggccctgcccCATGGCTGGGGCTTCTAGCCAGTAACAAGACACGAATAATAATACATACAATGAATCTTGTCTCTGGCTCATTGACAGGGCGAACCAGGTGCCCGCGGCCTTCCAGGAATCACCGGAGCCCCTGGGAAGATGGTAAGTAAAGAGACTCCATTTGTTTATCCCTGTGACTCTCTGGCTCTCGTCTGTCTTTGCTcgtgtttgtttttctttgtctctCTATTAAGTTGACAACAAAATCAGATGCTTCCACccccctttctgccccccccacctcacTATTTGCAAAAGATCTGGAGCTGTGGGTGTGGCTTTGGCCGCATCTCCAAGCCCTGTGTGTCGGTCCCAGGGGCTGAAATAAAGCCATGGGGGAGGCAGGGTGTACAGTGGCTTTTTAAAATCCTATCAACTTACAAAAAGAATGTCAGATCCAGGTTCAGTGCCATATTATGTGACCCAGACACCCCTGCGGCCCGGTCATAGGCCCAATTTAGCATTCCCTGGTGCACTGAATTAAATAGTGTGAATTAAAGGTCTGGCTTTGCTGCAAACAGCAGGTGCGATTGGCAAGGAGGGGCCCAGGGAAGTGACAGAATGCCACTCCCCCGTGTGATTTGCCTGTGGAAAGCACCCAAGGGCGAATGATTGCATCTGAGTACCAAGAGAGGTGATAGGCAGCTGCCGCCGCTGTGTAACCCCGGCAGCTCTCTAGctgagtggcaggaggcagtGCTGTTCTATCACTTCCCGATAGTCAGGCCCTGCACTGGATTCTTTTCGTAGGGTGAACTTGGACCTCCAGGTGAGCCAGGGCCACAAGGTGTCCCCGGGATGAAGGTGAGTCTAGAAAGGTGCAAGGGAATGTGAGCCTGGGTTCTCCGCTGGCTTTGGCAGGGAGCGTCGTGTTGCGTAACAGTAATAGTTAGACCAGGGAcgaggattcctgggttctatccctcgATCCGGGTGGGAATGTGTTTGAGTGTTTAGACAATGGAagtcgggactcctgggttcgatcCTTGGCAAGTTCCTGCCCctatccatgcctcagtttccccatctgtaaactgggtcTAACCCATACCCCTTCACCTGGGGGTAATGACACTTAATCCGTTAATGTTTGTAACTTGCTTTGAGAGCTGCGGGTGAAAGGGGCTCTACAAGGGCAAACGTTATTACAGTGTAAGGCAGCCGTGCCCCCCGGGGGAGTCCCTGCATCTGGGATCTGCctgtgggaggagtggggccgGATTGGGGAAAGGGCGAGACCTGAGGGCATTGCAAGCACAGGTGTGGAACCCAGCCTGCCCATGCAAGCTcgccccatctccccctcctacAGCCTTTCCCCAGAGTGCCCAGGCCTGGGGAAAGGGGAAGGCAAGCTGGAGTGAACCCCGGTTCGTGGGATGCCAGGTATTAAGGAGGgtgcggtgggggtggggttgggggtgtaggcagcaggggtgcaggcagaggAGGGTTGTGTGCAAAGCGTGGAAGGTGGGGATGCAATGATGTGGAGAGATTAGCCAGGTGGTGCAAGAAGGGCACCGACAGCCCTGGCTATTCCAATCGGTCCTGTTTTCTTTCCTCTCTGCAGGGCGATCGGGGAGAGCGGGGCCCGGTGGGTCCCCAAGGCCTCCAGGGGAAAGTGGTGAGTGTGGCTTTGATTGCATTTGTGTGCGCACGTGAAGATCCAGAGCCAGACCCTGGGGAAGGAAACGGCCCTctaccctttcctcctccccgACCCCAGCAAAAACTTAGTGGCCAGGGCTCGAGCTCAGGAAACCGCTTTTCTGAACCCCCCGGATAGCTCGGTGCAGGGGATCACACTGCTTGGCCCGGGTTTGTAGCCAGAGGAGAGTCACTGTCGGGCAGAGAACTGAGGACACAGTGGGCATCCCGAATCAGGTCTGCTGAGATCACCAGCAGAACGGAGGTTTGTTACCACTCACTGCAAGGCCAATGTGGCAGCAGACAGGCCTGCAAAGTGAGTGGCCAGCAAAGCCGCTCTCTGGATTTGGGGTCCAGAATCAGCATGTGCCAGGGGGATCAACGGAGCAGGAAGAGTCCTGCTCGGTTTGCGGCTCCCAGGCTAAGCCGGGCACTCCGGTATCTCCCTGTCGTTTGGAATCGGCAGAGGTTTTACATGCATTGCTCGGAGGGAGAAGAAATCCGCAGTGTGACCCTGGAACATCTCTGATGGTGGCCTGCACTGCAATTACCTTCTGAGGCTGTTTACCAAGTGCACTGCAAGGAATGCGCCCGCAGTGCCACACACATCCTGCTTGACCCTGCCCAGCACAGGTGCACTGTGCTGCACGCAGGAGCACAGGGTGGATGGGGACCCAGATGCTGCAGCCTGGCAGTTAAGCTACTTATGGAAGGGAGGAATGCATTAGCAGGAAGGGGTTAATCCTGTGTCTCTCTCACAATCTACCCACACCTTGCCCCTAGGCACCCACACCCCTAGGTAGTGTGGTCTAGGGGatagtgcactggactgggactcaggagctctGGGTTCCATTCATGGCCTTCTGGGTGACCCTCAgcaagtcacagcccctctctgtgcctcagttgtcccatctgtaaaatggggatgctgCTGCTGATCTACATAACGGGTTTTGAGATCTTCTGATGAAAAGTGCCTTATGAGAGCTAGGTATCAGGACTAGTATTTTATGCACCTAGCACTGGAGAGCAGGGAAGCCAGGCATGCAGTGGACTCGAGACTTCCTATggctcagtgcagagggctgCGCTTTGCGGTTATCCACACTTGTGCTTACATGCAGGCTCCAAGTAGCACTCGTAGTTGTGCTGGATGGCAGCACACAAACTGGAGGGCCGCACACATTTTGCATGTGACACAGAGGCCCCATGGCCTTTGCACACCAGGGTGCATTTTGAAAGAACCAGCATGTGCACTAATTGGGATGGAGGCATAAATTTGGCTCAGACCCCAggacaacccccctcccccaagcagttTAACATGAAGGGGCGactgagccagcccagcccctgctgcgaGTGGCCAGACAGGGTGAGGGGATTAGGCAGCAGGAGAGAATCACTCAGGGATGAATGGCCGGCTGTGTGTTTTTGACCAAAGCGGGGAGTGggtctcctccccagcccagagagaGAAGGACACACAGCAGGGAGTGTGTTTTTCTGCTCTTGGGCAGTTTCTGACTGCAGGGCGGGCTCTGaagcacccccccccctcccgccgccTTTTCTGAGATAAATCATCTGGGAGCGAGAGCATCCCCTCCTGGAGGACAaactccacccctgctcttctCCCTGCAGGGTTTAACAGAGACTGGAAGGAAAGGCTAGTTTAGGAGAGGCCTTTCCATTTCCTGGGCTCATCTCAAAGACACAAGAGGTTGAGAGAAACACCCCCCCCCTTGCTTTCTTTAACAAGTTGTATAGGAAACTCTGTTTAAACTCTGTTTAAATGGGGCTACGGCTGTTAAATGATTGACAGGAAACCACACTGTCCTGCAGCTGCTAAGATCACGGCCTGGAAATGAGAGTTAGGTGCTAAAGgcctgtgaggatctgggcctcatcACCTTGCTGGATCCAGGAAGACCCAGGATCGTGCTGTAAATGCCCAGCTAGCCGGAGCTTGGGTGACTCTAAGAGGGAGGCAGAAGGATCTTGGCATGCAGGATGCAAAGGAAACACAGCCCATGCCACTAAGAGGGGgtctctcctcctctccatggtCACTAGAGGGTGAACACACGCATGGAGGGGTGGATCAGCCTCCCCTGGATACTGCAGCGCGTGGTGCTGTGTTCATGGGAGTTCCACCTCCCCTTGGAGTTCTGTGCCTGAGGTTTCCACAAACACGTCGTGGTACAGACCGCTGGGCTCCCTAGGTCTGGGCAGCATCACCGGGTGCAGGAGGTCCTGCTTTACTGTTCCCACCAGCGCAAGAGGGAGAGCTGGGGTTATGGGTCCAGTGGCTCGGCAGcctagatggcaggagagagatcacttgatcattacctgttaggttcactccctctggggcacctggcattggccactgtcggcagacaggacacggggctggatggacctttggtctgacccagtctggccgttcttatgttcttagtctAGAATGCACTCGTTCGTTCGCTATCTACCTCGCTGTAGCCTTGAACATAGCTGCATCGCATTCAAATAAACAGCCACAAATTACTCTTGGTCCCGCTCTCCTCACCAGATCTgccacctgccccgcccctgaaGGTCTGTGTCTTGTTCCTACTGCTGGTTTCATCCacacacctttctttctttctttctttctttctttctttccagggATCGAAAGGCGAGCAAGGTCCTCCAGGGATCCCGGGGCCACAGGGCCTGCCAGGTGTCAAAGGAGACAAGGTAACAGCATGAAATTCCTGACCGGGGGCAGGACAGTGATGAGGGCTGAGGCTAAAAGCCAAGATTAGAAGGGAGGTGGGATCCATGAAGCCCACGCGGGTCCTCCCCATGAAGATTTAATTTAAGTTTAGATTACAGTGATGGGGACTGTAGTAACCCTGTAGATAGACACAGTGGATATGGCGAGTGGGGGGATGCAGCTGCTCGATCTGTGGCTGGGGACAGTGGATGGATGAATGGCCGGACACTGTGGGAATGGGAATGTCTGCGTGGCCCCAGGATACAATTTCCCGGCGCAGGTgaaggctgggcccagctcccagcaccagcagATCTTTCTCGCTTTGCCTCCTGGGGTTTGGCGGGCTGGGTCGGCTGTCCTGCCTCAGGCAGTGGCGCGGCAATGAACTTGCCCAGGCAGTTTGTTACAGTCACGTTTTTAGCTCCGTCCATCCCTGATTTACAAGCCCAGTCAGGAACCTGGAGGCTTGATCCTAACCCAGCTGGAGTCACGGGAAAgtttcccattggcttcaatgggcatGGGCTGGTTCAGGCCCAGACACGCCCAAGTGGTTTAAAATGGCAGCGCAAATGAATGCTGAGGTAGCACTGGGCCTGCAGTTCTTTGAACCCACAAATGTGGAGACCCAGTGAAGCCCGGCTGAAAAGTTGGCTCCAAGGCccaggtgtaatgggaggagtAAGTGGCTTTATTCACAGCATCCAGCCAGGCTGGATAGCTAGGAGGAGCCACCCAAAGCACTTGGTCTGGTGTAACCTGGGAGGGAGGTTTTAGGACGGATGTTATTTTGATTGTCCAAAGTCCTGCTTAGAAAGAGGTTGAGGGATCTTTCTGCCCCCTGCTAGTGTCtgaccacccccagccccattctGCCTCTGATGTAAAACACCGATGGTGCAACACGCCTTGTCTTCTCGGGCCAAGGCACCGACGTGGCATCACACAGGCAGGTCCTGATTGTTCTCTGCTCTCTTGCCTAGGGCTCCCCAGGAAAAATTGGAGCCAAAGGTGACATCGTAAGTAACTGACCTTCCGACTGCTCTGGGAAGCTGACTCTGTTAGGGTTGGGAACTGTGGGCTGGAGAGATACTGGCCACTGTGTTTCCCGGGTGGGGAGCTCATTTCTAATGACCTTCTGAGCAATCCACGGCTCAGTGGCTTGGTTCCCGTGTCACCATCATTGTGTGTTAAGTCCCAGGTGGCTGTTAAAACCCTGGAAGTGTGGCTCTTAGCAGTGCATCATGCTGGGCTTCCCGGAGCCTTTAATACAGCCCACGCAAACTCCGCAGCGAAGCCAAGAGCCGAGCCAGTTTGTAGGGTACACTTGGCATTGCTGAGCATCGAGCAGAAATTAACGCCATTCCCACCGATTGTATCCCAGCATGCACCGAGTCGCATGTGAAATCCTCTCTGTGTTATTTTAAAGTCTTGGTCAGGAAAAGGAAGGGTCACAGGGGTTTAGGACTGGCCACACTGGCACTGGGCCATCAACTTCTGGTGTTCTTCTCCCAGCCGTGActggtaccagatgcttcagaagatgCATCTGGCCAATTATTCAGTGCTGCACATGGGGGTGGACATTTTCCTTCCTGACCACTGTGGTGCTTGGCTTTCTCCCTACTGTCTGAGGTGTTACCTAGCACGACATGGCTAATCCTTGGGATAGACCCATGGAATCGTCCCCCTTTCTTTATAATCTTCATGCAGGGCCGGGCTTTTAGACACTGGCCTCTGGTTTGTCGCTCATTTTATGGGCGCAGCAAATTATTGAATATAATGTAGGTCTTTTAGATCTCCAGGGACTTGATTGTATCCACACATCAGGCACTTGCCCAATTCAGTAACCTAGAGCATCTGCAAATGATTGGAAAGGCAAAATTGCAGGCCTCACGCCAGAGACTTGGTTAAGCTGAAAAGATGGCCCTGGAGGCATGACTGAAATTGTTCTCCCCAGGGTGGGAGGTAGAGGGGAGGAATCGCATTGACTGATTCGGTTTTTCTTCCCTCTAGGGAGACCCTGGCGTGGAAGGCCTTCccggggagaagggggagaaggTAAGGTACCCTCTGGACAAGGCTTCCTCGTGgcccgtgtgtgtgtgcgcgtgtgtgtgtgtgtgtgtgtgtgtgtgtgtgtgtgatgccaCCATGCTGCTCCAACATTACTGAGCCACGCCACGGCACACACTGCTACACACGAGTGCAGCGTCCTGATGTTCCATTGGCTGCTTTTGGGCATGGCAGCATTTCCGGAGGTTGAAATCCAGAGGATCCATCAACAATCAGGGCAGATGCTGACCCTGTTGCTGccctggtactagtcaatattctCATTAACGACCGGGATactggagtggagagtgtgcttagaAACTCCGCGGACGGcagcaagctgggaggggttgctagcgctttggaggacaggattagcatTTGAAAGGACCTTGACAAagtggagaattggtctgaaatcaacaagatgaaattcaatgaagacaagtgcaaagtacttcacttaggaaggaaatatcaaatgcacaactacaaaatggagactAGCTGGCTAGGTGACAGTACTGCTGAAAATGATCTCATGGCTCTGTGATCTCCCAGGGGAGGGTGCTGAGCAGTAACACAAGGGCTTGTGGCTGTAGCTACCAATCACATTCCCTTTCTCCTCTATTCCTAGGGGGAGTCAGGCGAGCCAGGACCGAAGGGTCAGGTGAGTAACTGTGAATTTAGGAGTTAACAACTCGCCGCCCCTCTGCTCTCAGCTTTCCCTCCGGAAAGCCCTTCGTGACTCCTTCGATCACTGGATGGAGTctgtggggcttggtgggggtcAGGTGGGAACTCTTCTCTCTCTGTAATTGTTCTAAGAGATTCAGAAAACTGGACAGTTAGGAGGAACCAGGATGGATTCAGCATGGCATGATCCTGTTTCGGTTCCATGGGTCAAGCTCCTTAGCGGTCTATGGATGATCCCAGTCCAGGGCCATCCCACATCACCAGCCTATGCAGCTGAAAGAGCCATGGGCAGTTGATGTCCAGGTCCCACTGGAGAGAAGCCTGCGTTGCATAAAGCACCATTGCCACCAATAAACCTCCTTGCTGGAAgcttcagcagagaggccaagggctgAATGGGGTGATGGAGTCTGAGCTCCAGGTTGGGTCCCTTTGGGTCAGGGTTGAGAAACATGTTAGCAGAGGCTGGCTTGGGGGAAGCGTGTCTCTCATGTGGACACACAGAAGACATCATGCTCCAGGGATCCCAGCACTTCTTGGGAGCTGTAGATTCACAGGGACAGGAGAAGAATAAGCCTAGTCACCTGATTTCATTAAACCAGCTGTGTTAAAGAATATAAGGCCcgatcctcagctgatgtgaatGGGCATAACTCTGTGGAACTCAATGAAGCTTCGGGGATTGACAGCAGTTGAGGACTGGACCCAAGTCCTGTGTGTTTTGCTCTCTGGTGGGAGCGTGAATATATTTCCTCTAGCGAGAGAGAGACCTCAGCCACCACATTCAGAACAGGATCCAAATGCCCCCAAGGGTCAGATCCAGGCTTTTGGGCCAGCCCGTTGTACATCCAGCTATCAAATTTGGATTCCCCCAAAGTGCTGATGTTTAGGATTGGCTCCATCTTTAGCGTCCAGACCAATTGGCCTCAGATTATCCTGTTGCTGatcctctctctctgtgtgcatCACAGCAAGGTGTCCACGGTGAGCCTGGCTTTACTGGCCCCACTGGAGACGCAGGGTCACCTGGTGTGAGAGGTTACCCAGGACCCCCAGGCCCTCGAGGGCTCAACGGAGAGCGCGGTGTGCCAGGAATGCCCGGGCAGCAGGGCGTGCCGGTGAGTAGCTCCCTGCCCCATACCCTGGCTGGGACCCCTGCATGTCCCAGGGTGAAATATGCCTTCAATCCATAGGGACATCACTGAGATTAACCCTCTGGTCTCCTGGTGGGGATGGGGTTGAAGAGGATGGCGGTGGTGGGTGGGGAGATGAAATGAaaccagccagagctttgtctcATCATTTAGCTCTACAAATGTCGGGGTACGAGGGGGATCTGGGCCTGACCCCGCTCCATTGACATTAATAGCCAGAGCTTCACAGACCTCAGTGGAGCAGGAGCATCTTCTGTTTGGCCCCAGGTACAGGCTGGAGAGTCCTAAGCAGTAGGAGCCAGGCAGGTAAGTATCTTTAATAGGATTTGGGCAGCAGTGCCCTCTTCTGGCCAATACCGAGCACTGCAGAGATAGGCCCAGCTGGCTGAATCCTTGGGTTACTCTTGAGCCAATGCTTCAAATGCGGGTTTTATGTGGAAGGAGTGACTGCGGGAGGGCTGGGGAGTTGTGTTTCCATCTGAAAATGTGAGCTGGTGCCAAAGGTTTAGCTGCTGCTTGACTTGCGGCGCCCTCTTTCCATCGGCAGCGGGTTAAAACTTGCTGCTGGTAATAATAATTGCCGTTATGGACAGTATAGGCCCCTTTGGATGGAGGATTGAAGGTGCTTTCTGCTGAACAGGCCTAGTCAATAGGGTTAAACAAGGGATGCgtttccccctccctgccacgtGCACATGGTCAGAGCCCCTTCGAAATGGCTGTTCATTGTTGCTCTGAGTGTTTCACCCCTGACATCTGTGCACTACCTAAGTCCTCAACATAGGGCTGAAGTGCGTCTTCAGTGACGCCTCAGCCTTGTGCTGGCTGCTCTGCATGGGGTGAATTTTGCCCTAAATTCATAGATTTAGGGGGGAAAAATTAGCAACAACAAATCCTCAGCCTGCAGGTCGGACAGAGCTGGAGGATCCGGGTCTTGCCCCTTAGCTTAGGGCTTCTCCGCCTTTTCCCGCATTTCCACCACCGGATCTCCGTCCCATTCAGCGCATGAGATGGCCAGGGTGGTCATGATCCCCGACACTTGCTTGTGACCCCCAGGTAGAGACCTCCCGCTCCCTAGCTAGCAGCAGGTCATTCAAGGGGCAGTGATAGTGGCCAGGTTTCCACTGGGAAATGCTCCCCATCAATAGATGTGTTCGGTTCTATCCGTAGCCAGCACATGGCATATTAGCGTGTAGGACACATGGCTGGTTTGCCAGCTACTGCATCTCCGGGCATGCCATTACAGCACCCCACCCAGACCCTGAACACACACAAGTTCCCTACAGCTGAACCTATGGGGAACAAAGAGTGGAGGTCAGGGATGGCCTGGGAAGTCCTTGTAGGCCCCAGATGGAGAAGCCCTGCGTTAGAATACTATAGCCCTGCTAGGTGAGATGATCCGTCCAGTGGCTGCTGGATTCCCAGGCTCCAGAATGGTAGCACCGCAGATCCTCTTGATTGCGTTAGTGGGGGCAGCCTAGCCAATGGGGCGCCCCATGCAGTGCAACTGAACTTGTATCACCAGGTAGGGTGGGGTTGGCCCTCCAGCGAGCAGCTGCGAAAGAGCGTTAGTCTCTGTTGAGCAGGCGGCTGAATCTCtgagcatctctcctctctcccGCTCTCAGGGCCGGGATGCCGGGGACCAGCATATTGCTGACGTGGTCTTGAAGATGCTGCAAGGTGAGTAGACGCATGGGGCCCCACCCCCTCTCACCCTGAGGCGGGGACCCCCAGCTGAGCCTCCCACCACAATGCTCCCTGCATCTGCCTtacagagcagctggcagagctggcAGTGAGCGCCAAGAGAGCAGCACTGGGAGGAGCAGGCGTGATGGGGCCCCCCGGCCCCCCGGGGCCTCCTGGATCACCTGGTGAACAAGGCCCGCATGGGCATGCTGGACCACGTGGCATCCCGGGCATTCTAGGAGCCCCGGGGCAGATCGGCAATACCGGACCCAAAGGTGAGTGAGACACTGGCACTGCTGCCTTGAGACAGGGAATCACTGGGGATCAGAGGGAAGGAGCTGCCCGCTTCATGCCCCCTCCTCTCCTGATTAGAAACTGCCACTGCAAATAAAACATGGACAACATTTGGCCATTTTCCCaccaaaattgatttttttttttgctaaaccGCTttacattcccccctccccccccggttGTATTTTCTTTATGTAATCCCCAATGGGCATTTTTGATTGGTCAGCTTAGTCACATGATAGGattttcaaaaccattttttccGCCAGATGACCCCTGTATACAGGACTGGCTTTAGGAATGTGGGGCCCAAGTCAAACAGTTTCGagggggccctggcagggatgacttaaaaaaaaaccacatgtgaaaaaacacgtggggcttgtattcaccgggcgatgctctgagtctttggcggcacttcggcggtgggtccttcactcgctccaggtcttcagccgcactgaaggacctgctgccaaagtggcaccgaagacccagagcaagccaaggacccgccgctgaagtgccgctgaagacccaaagcgccgccaggtgagtaaaaatgaaaaggcgcctctagccagggaagggattctcactgggcgcggggccctctaaggcgtggggcccgattcgggggaattggtggaagaggcctaaagccggcccggCCTGTATATTCTACTGGCTGGACCCTGGATCTTATTTTGGTGTCTCTGTGTAGATTCAGGCTCCCttgggacaaacacacacactcctgggctgaattctcctccttctcctcttccttgtTGGCAACCCCTTGTCACTGAGTTCTCTTCTGGCCCTGCACAACAGCTGCCTGCCAGGGTACCCCCAGGTCCTCTCCTTGGACGCATTCAGCCATCACTTTTATGCTGCAGTCACAACAAATCTCCCCCTTTTTTTCACGCAGGGAAACGAGGGGAGAAAGGCGAGCGTGGCGAGGTCGGGCGTGGACATCAGGGTATGCCGGGACCACCAGGTATCCCAGGTAGGCTCATTGCTGAAATCTGACACCCCTATTCCGATGTTTGGGAGCAGAAGGTTAAGAGTACAGAGGCTACTCTCTGTGGCATAAACCCATTCTCAGTCCTGATCGGTGACATCCCCAGCTGTTCTGGTCCTGGACTCCCCTCATGCctctctgccaatgcccctccatCCTTATTCACGTTACTGACCtccctgttatcccagtcctgggcccccaacagctctgccaatgTACCACGGTCCCCTCTACTATTCCCATCCTCAGCCCCCCTCACACAACTCTATGGATGAACCCCGGTCCTGACCAGCCCAGTGACACAGCCAGTAACTGCCTGTCCTCCCAGCTCAGCAGATATTGTCTtcctgctcagggcagggctCAGATATAGGAACCCGTGAGGCCTCCAATGGGAAGATGCCAAGATACTTGGTTGCTTAAATCTTCACTTGATGTTTATGGCTAACGATCCCCTGACAAGTGAGAGAGTCCCAGGACCTGACTTCCCCCCTGCAGGAagttcattgatttcagtggcagttaATTGTACCCTGCCTGGGAAGAACTAGGCAATTTCCACAAGTGCAGCCCAACCCAAAGACCAgtgagaatctttccattgacttcagtgggctcttgAGTCAGATGAGAGGGACCTGTCCTGGAATATCCACCCCTGGACACTGAGTGTTTCCTCTCATTCTAGGTCTCCCTGGCATTCCTGGACATGCCATCAATGGCAAAGACGGAGAGCGAGGGTCCCCTGGAGTCCCTGGAGAAGCAGGCCGACCTGGTTTACCTgggcctgctggtcttcctggaTTCTGCGAGCTGACCGCCTGCTTAGGAGCCTCTGCATTCACCTC
Coding sequences within:
- the COL9A2 gene encoding collagen alpha-2(IX) chain isoform X3; this translates as MRWGVPGPPGEPGPRGPPGPPGVPGSDGTDGDKGPPGAAGTPGSKGEPGIPGPDGPPGKPGIDGLTGAKGEPGPRGRPGTKGQPGLPGPPGLPGPGLSGPPGPAGQVGLPGEIGVLGPKGEPGPDGPRGPPGPPGKPGPPGHIQVGEGSADFSCPTNCPPGPKGPQGLQGLKGHRGHPGALGESGRQGRPGPPGDMGISGEQGIPGPPGPQGLRGYPGMAGPKGQTGPDGYKGMVGTIGAAGRPGEEGPKGPPGGAGEKGDMGARGFRGPQGAMGPKGDNGLPGIDGKDGTPGIPGVKGNAGQPGRPGSPGHRGLAGLPGQPGAKGGPGVKGEPGARGLPGITGAPGKMGELGPPGEPGPQGVPGMKGDRGERGPVGPQGLQGKVGSKGEQGPPGIPGPQGLPGVKGDKGSPGKIGAKGDIGDPGVEGLPGEKGEKGESGEPGPKGQQGVHGEPGFTGPTGDAGSPGVRGYPGPPGPRGLNGERGVPGMPGQQGVPGRDAGDQHIADVVLKMLQEQLAELAVSAKRAALGGAGVMGPPGPPGPPGSPGEQGPHGHAGPRGIPGILGAPGQIGNTGPKGKRGEKGERGEVGRGHQGMPGPPGIPGLPGIPGHAINGKDGERGSPGVPGEAGRPGLPGPAGLPGFCELTACLGASAFTSGRLTEPGTIKGPSY